A region of Massilia sp. WG5 DNA encodes the following proteins:
- the lpxO gene encoding lipid A hydroxylase LpxO: MKWAVVGFLILSVLHIHFRGKVRLPFGRQLFDHSSFMAPINIFMHLFSRVPSTPYIPVREFPELDVLQQNWEVIRDEALNLVALQKIKASEENNDAGFNSFFKTGWKRFYLKWYDASHPSAERLCPKTYALLQGIPSVKAAMFAELPHGAKLNPHRDPFAGSMRYHLGLATPNDDRCFIEVDGQRYSWRDGQGVIFDETFIHWAENTSGQDRVILFCDVERPLRYGMGGINRWLGRTMMTAAASPNETGDQTGLVSKLFRISHVMGQYRRRYKAWNKTAYKATKVGLIVGLAALIYYI; encoded by the coding sequence ATGAAGTGGGCAGTCGTCGGTTTTCTCATCCTTTCCGTCCTGCACATCCATTTCCGCGGTAAGGTGCGCCTGCCGTTCGGCCGGCAGCTGTTCGACCATTCGTCGTTCATGGCGCCGATCAATATCTTCATGCACCTGTTCTCCCGGGTGCCGAGCACGCCCTATATCCCGGTCCGCGAATTTCCGGAACTCGATGTGTTGCAGCAGAATTGGGAAGTCATCCGTGACGAGGCGCTGAACCTGGTCGCGCTGCAGAAGATCAAAGCGTCCGAAGAGAACAACGACGCCGGCTTCAATTCCTTCTTCAAGACCGGCTGGAAGCGCTTCTACCTGAAGTGGTACGACGCCAGCCACCCGTCGGCCGAACGCCTGTGCCCGAAAACCTATGCGCTGCTGCAGGGGATTCCCTCGGTGAAGGCGGCGATGTTCGCCGAACTGCCGCACGGCGCCAAGCTGAATCCGCACCGCGATCCCTTCGCAGGCTCGATGCGCTACCACCTGGGCCTGGCCACGCCGAACGACGACCGCTGCTTCATCGAAGTCGACGGCCAGCGCTACAGCTGGCGCGACGGCCAGGGCGTGATCTTCGATGAAACCTTCATCCACTGGGCCGAGAACACCAGCGGCCAGGATCGCGTGATCCTGTTCTGCGACGTCGAGCGCCCACTGCGCTACGGCATGGGCGGCATCAACCGCTGGCTGGGCCGCACCATGATGACGGCCGCCGCCTCACCCAACGAGACCGGCGACCAGACCGGCCTGGTGAGCAAGCTGTTCCGGATCTCGCACGTGATGGGCCAGTACCGCCGCCGCTACAAGGCCTGGAACAAGACCGCGTACAAGGCGACCAAGGTCGGCCTGATCGTCGGCCTGGCCGCGCTGATCTACTACATTTAA
- a CDS encoding acetate kinase, with product MRQQLEEQRARVDELERQLRAGAVTAGSQLDTVRGTGNPQPPATATALLPSPISAPVAGQPAAPYPSAAPGNSLDRLRGAGPAAAAANGQQMDNGAAPAPSPQPIASGDTVGRPPSEASRAPQVAPIFETPGVLTPRGKLVFEPSVQYGYSSSNRVALVGYTVIPALLIGLLDVREVKRNTTTAAATFRYGFNNRLELEAKVPYVYRSDSTVSRELFTGTATERAFDTSGKAVGDVELSGRYQLNDGGIDKPYYIAGLRFKSRTGRDPFEVVTDCQTRCLGENVTGTGLPLDLPTGSGFYSLQPSVTWLMPSDPAIFFGSFSYTHNFKRGNVYRTVLNGEREFLGDVKPGDVFGFNFGMGLALNEKASFSIGYDHNSVARTRQGGQVVPGSVRIQLGTLLLGYSYRLSDKRTLNVSVGAGLTRDTPDVTLMLRMPFSF from the coding sequence ATGCGACAACAGCTGGAAGAACAGCGAGCCCGTGTGGACGAACTGGAACGTCAGCTGCGCGCGGGCGCTGTGACGGCGGGCAGCCAGCTCGACACGGTGCGCGGCACCGGCAATCCGCAGCCGCCGGCCACGGCGACTGCGCTGTTGCCGTCGCCCATCAGCGCGCCGGTGGCGGGACAGCCGGCCGCGCCTTATCCGTCCGCTGCGCCGGGCAACTCGCTCGACCGCCTGCGCGGCGCCGGCCCGGCCGCGGCGGCCGCCAACGGCCAGCAGATGGACAACGGCGCCGCGCCGGCGCCGTCGCCGCAGCCGATCGCCAGCGGCGACACGGTCGGCCGTCCGCCCAGCGAAGCCAGCCGCGCGCCGCAGGTGGCGCCGATCTTCGAAACGCCGGGTGTGCTGACGCCGCGCGGCAAGCTGGTGTTCGAACCCTCGGTCCAGTACGGCTACTCGTCGAGCAACCGGGTGGCGCTGGTCGGCTATACGGTGATTCCCGCCCTGCTGATCGGCCTGCTGGACGTGCGCGAGGTCAAGCGCAACACGACGACCGCCGCGGCGACCTTCCGCTACGGTTTCAATAACCGCCTGGAACTCGAGGCCAAGGTCCCCTACGTCTACCGCAGCGACTCCACGGTCAGCCGCGAGCTGTTCACCGGCACCGCCACCGAACGCGCCTTCGACACCAGCGGCAAGGCGGTCGGCGACGTCGAGCTCAGCGGGCGCTACCAGCTGAACGACGGCGGCATCGACAAGCCGTATTACATTGCCGGCCTGCGCTTCAAGTCGCGCACCGGCCGCGATCCCTTCGAAGTCGTGACCGACTGCCAGACCCGCTGCCTGGGCGAGAACGTCACCGGCACCGGCCTGCCGCTCGACCTGCCGACCGGCTCCGGCTTCTATTCCCTGCAGCCGAGCGTCACCTGGCTGATGCCGTCCGACCCGGCGATCTTCTTCGGCAGCTTCAGCTATACCCACAACTTCAAGCGCGGCAACGTCTACCGCACCGTGCTGAACGGCGAGCGCGAGTTCCTGGGCGACGTGAAACCAGGCGACGTGTTCGGCTTTAACTTCGGCATGGGCCTGGCGCTGAACGAAAAGGCCTCGTTCAGCATCGGCTACGACCACAACTCGGTAGCCCGCACCCGCCAGGGCGGCCAGGTGGTGCCGGGCTCGGTGCGCATCCAGCTGGGCACCCTGCTGCTGGGCTATTCCTACCGCCTGAGCGACAAGCGCACGCTGAACGTCTCGGTGGGCGCCGGCCTGACCCGCGACACCCCGGACGTCACCCTGATGCTGAGGATGCCGTTCTCGTTCTGA
- a CDS encoding C39 family peptidase: MGATCVNAAELPIAGGARFNVPVHSLKELKFISTTRQQYDFSCGSAALATLLTHHYGYPISETTAFQAMWEHGDQQKIRREGFSLLDMQRYLATIGFKADGFRQPIDKLVEAKVPAIVLISEKGYNHFVVIKGAQDGRILLGDPSSGTRAITREHFESIWPTRLLFVIHEAPTRPQFNLTADWRAAPRAPLSDAVDRTGIDYMGLPKFGPTDF; encoded by the coding sequence ATGGGCGCCACCTGCGTGAATGCGGCCGAGCTGCCGATCGCGGGCGGCGCCCGTTTCAATGTTCCCGTGCACAGCCTGAAAGAACTGAAGTTCATTTCCACCACCCGCCAGCAGTACGACTTCAGCTGCGGCTCGGCCGCGCTGGCCACCCTGCTGACCCACCATTACGGCTACCCGATCAGCGAAACCACCGCCTTCCAGGCGATGTGGGAGCACGGCGACCAGCAGAAGATCCGCCGCGAAGGCTTTTCGCTGCTCGACATGCAGCGCTACCTGGCGACGATCGGCTTCAAGGCCGACGGATTCCGCCAGCCGATCGACAAGCTGGTCGAGGCCAAGGTGCCGGCCATCGTGCTGATTTCCGAAAAAGGCTACAACCACTTCGTCGTCATCAAGGGCGCCCAGGACGGGCGCATCCTGCTCGGCGATCCGTCCAGCGGCACGCGCGCGATCACGCGCGAACATTTCGAATCCATCTGGCCGACCCGGCTGCTGTTCGTGATCCACGAAGCGCCGACCCGGCCCCAGTTCAACCTCACCGCCGACTGGCGCGCCGCACCGCGCGCGCCGCTGAGCGACGCGGTGGACCGGACCGGCATCGATTACATGGGCCTGCCGAAATTCGGCCCAACCGACTTTTAA
- a CDS encoding sigma-54 dependent transcriptional regulator has protein sequence MAHKRLLCIAPAHADTDTLLRGVMPDWEICSVTSLGDAGRELRANHYLVGLLVHDREQQRPGEIDAFLRRHSNMQWVGVFNPRDLESTPCRDLVIEHLCDYHTAPVDPLRLSHTLGHAHGWAMLKRRRQQLIDHAHADSPLIGQCDAIVRLRAQVDRVAKVGAPVLIWGESGSGKELTAQAIHSGSDRAAGPFVPINCGAISPSLIHSELFGYERGAFTGATRSKAGLIESADGGTLFLDEIGDLPKDLQANLLRFLQEKTICRLGSTRNIPVDVRVIAASHVQLQQAVAKGDFREDLYYRLAVVPVTVPPLRERREDIVALAEHFFHVYTSEKAPRLKGFSDRAIAAILDHDWPGNVRELINRVRRAMVMSDGRLITPDDLGLSSGIPAPTSAALDDARMRSERTALRDCLDRSGQNVSRAARDLGVSRTTMYRLLSKHGMRS, from the coding sequence TTGGCCCATAAACGCCTGCTGTGCATCGCCCCGGCTCACGCGGATACGGACACCCTGTTGCGCGGTGTCATGCCGGACTGGGAGATCTGCAGCGTCACGAGCCTCGGCGACGCCGGGCGAGAATTACGCGCTAACCACTACCTTGTCGGACTGCTGGTGCACGACCGCGAACAGCAGCGCCCGGGCGAAATCGACGCATTCCTGCGCCGCCACAGCAATATGCAATGGGTCGGCGTGTTCAATCCGCGCGACCTCGAATCGACACCCTGCCGCGACCTGGTCATCGAACACCTGTGCGACTACCATACCGCGCCGGTCGATCCGCTGCGCCTGTCGCACACCCTCGGGCATGCGCACGGCTGGGCGATGCTGAAGCGCCGCCGCCAGCAGCTGATCGATCATGCGCATGCCGATTCGCCGCTGATCGGCCAGTGCGACGCGATCGTGCGTCTGCGCGCGCAGGTCGACCGGGTCGCCAAGGTCGGGGCGCCGGTGCTGATCTGGGGCGAGAGCGGCAGCGGCAAGGAGCTGACCGCCCAGGCCATCCATTCGGGATCCGACCGCGCGGCCGGCCCCTTCGTGCCGATCAACTGCGGCGCGATCTCGCCCTCCCTGATCCACTCCGAGCTGTTCGGCTACGAGCGCGGCGCATTCACCGGCGCCACCCGCAGCAAGGCCGGCCTGATCGAATCGGCCGATGGCGGCACCCTGTTCCTCGACGAGATCGGCGACCTGCCGAAGGATCTGCAGGCCAACCTGCTGCGCTTCCTGCAGGAGAAGACAATCTGCCGCCTGGGCAGCACACGCAACATCCCGGTCGACGTGCGCGTGATCGCCGCCTCCCACGTGCAGCTGCAGCAGGCCGTGGCGAAGGGCGACTTCCGCGAAGACCTGTACTACCGCCTGGCCGTGGTGCCGGTGACGGTTCCGCCCCTGCGCGAACGGCGCGAGGACATCGTCGCCCTGGCCGAACACTTCTTCCACGTCTATACGAGCGAGAAGGCGCCGCGCCTGAAAGGCTTTTCGGACCGCGCGATCGCCGCCATCCTCGACCACGACTGGCCTGGCAATGTACGCGAGCTGATCAACCGCGTGCGCCGTGCGATGGTGATGTCCGACGGGCGCCTGATCACGCCCGACGACCTCGGACTGTCATCCGGGATTCCCGCCCCGACCTCCGCGGCGCTGGACGACGCCCGGATGCGCTCGGAGCGAACCGCCCTGCGCGACTGCCTCGACCGCAGCGGCCAGAACGTCAGCCGCGCGGCGCGCGACCTGGGCGTGTCGCGCACCACGATGTACCGCCTTCTGAGCAAGCATGGCATGCGGTCCTGA
- a CDS encoding pyridoxamine 5'-phosphate oxidase family protein, translating to MERGQQEFVLQVLDTAQDLTLATIRPDGYPQATTVSFAHEEMLIYVGIGRNSQKARNIRGNGRVSLTINLPYHDWREIRGLSMSGMAELLDDPHEAALAAACLERRFPAVSEWGGPNMAREVAFVRIRPQMVSILDYSKGFGHTELVSA from the coding sequence ATGGAAAGGGGACAGCAGGAATTCGTCCTGCAGGTGCTGGACACCGCGCAGGACCTGACGCTTGCGACCATCCGCCCGGATGGCTATCCGCAGGCGACCACGGTCAGCTTCGCCCACGAGGAAATGCTGATCTACGTCGGGATCGGCAGGAACAGCCAGAAGGCGAGGAACATCCGCGGCAACGGCAGGGTGTCGCTGACGATCAACCTGCCTTACCACGACTGGCGCGAGATCCGCGGCCTGTCGATGAGCGGCATGGCCGAGCTGCTCGACGATCCGCACGAGGCGGCGCTGGCGGCCGCCTGCCTGGAGCGGCGCTTCCCGGCAGTGTCGGAATGGGGCGGGCCGAACATGGCGCGCGAGGTCGCGTTCGTGCGGATCCGGCCGCAGATGGTGTCCATCCTCGATTACTCCAAGGGCTTCGGCCACACCGAGCTGGTGAGCGCGTAG
- a CDS encoding U32 family peptidase, with protein sequence MSLLAHQLELLSPAKTAEIGREAILHGADAVYIGGPAFGARHNASNPLEDIAALVEFAHRYRSRIFVTMNTIMHDAELETARKQIWDLYKAGVDALIIQDMGLLELDLPPIQMHASTQCDIRTVEKAKFLSQVGFSQLVLARELTIEQIKAIRAQVETPLEYFIHGALCVAFSGQCYISHADNGRSANRGDCSQACRLPYTLSDGQGRVVAFEKHLLSMKDNDQSRNLEALVDAGIRSFKIEGRYKDMGYVKNITAHYRLLLDEILERRPELAPASSGRTNIMFTPDVDKNFHRGHTDYFATGRKETIGAFDSPKYVGVELGTVARIGGDNFDLVTNAPMANGDGLNYMHKRETVGIQANTVQKLGEDAEGQRWRVFPNEPVSSLPGLKVGTAVSRNRDHQWESALSKKSSERKVAVDLLLSEVDGGLRLSVTDEDGIASHADAALALQPAQQAAAAEAGLRTSLGKLGNTMFEARSVALQLSQPWFVPSSSINALRRDAIAAHEAARLASWERPERAPAAEPPAVYPEAQLSYLANVYNEKARAFYHKHGVQLIAAAYEAHEEPGEVSLMITKHCLRFSFNLCPKQAKGVQGVQGQVRAEPMTLVSGDERYTLKFDCKPCEMHIIGAMKPHILNSPPPSAIPYSPLVFHRQRPRA encoded by the coding sequence ATGTCACTGCTCGCCCACCAGCTCGAACTGCTGTCCCCCGCCAAAACCGCCGAGATCGGACGCGAAGCCATCCTGCACGGCGCGGATGCGGTGTACATCGGCGGCCCGGCCTTCGGCGCCCGCCACAACGCCAGCAATCCGCTGGAAGACATCGCCGCGCTGGTCGAGTTCGCGCACCGCTACCGGTCGCGCATCTTTGTGACCATGAACACGATCATGCACGATGCCGAGCTGGAAACGGCGCGGAAGCAGATCTGGGACCTGTACAAGGCCGGCGTCGACGCCCTGATCATCCAGGACATGGGCCTGCTGGAACTGGACCTGCCGCCGATCCAGATGCACGCCTCGACCCAGTGCGACATCCGCACGGTCGAAAAGGCGAAATTCCTCAGCCAGGTCGGCTTCAGCCAGCTGGTGCTGGCGCGCGAGCTGACCATCGAGCAGATCAAGGCGATCCGCGCCCAGGTCGAGACGCCGCTCGAGTACTTCATCCACGGCGCCCTGTGCGTGGCCTTCTCCGGCCAGTGCTATATCTCGCACGCCGATAATGGCCGCAGCGCCAACCGCGGCGACTGCTCGCAGGCCTGCCGCCTGCCCTATACGCTGTCGGACGGCCAGGGCCGCGTGGTGGCCTTCGAAAAACACCTGCTGTCGATGAAGGACAACGACCAGAGCCGCAACCTGGAAGCGCTGGTCGACGCCGGCATCCGTTCCTTCAAGATCGAGGGCCGCTACAAGGACATGGGCTATGTGAAGAACATCACTGCCCACTACCGGCTGCTGCTGGACGAGATCCTGGAGCGCCGTCCGGAACTGGCGCCGGCCTCCAGCGGCCGCACGAACATCATGTTTACCCCGGACGTGGACAAGAACTTCCACCGCGGCCACACCGATTATTTCGCTACCGGCCGCAAGGAGACCATCGGCGCCTTCGATTCGCCCAAGTACGTCGGCGTGGAACTGGGCACCGTGGCGCGCATCGGTGGCGACAACTTCGACCTCGTCACGAATGCGCCGATGGCCAACGGCGACGGCCTGAACTACATGCACAAGCGCGAGACGGTCGGCATCCAGGCCAACACCGTGCAGAAGCTCGGCGAAGATGCCGAGGGCCAGCGCTGGCGCGTGTTCCCGAATGAACCGGTGTCCAGCCTGCCGGGCCTGAAGGTCGGCACGGCGGTCAGCCGCAACCGCGACCACCAGTGGGAATCGGCGTTGAGCAAGAAATCCTCCGAGCGCAAGGTGGCGGTCGACCTGCTGCTGTCCGAGGTCGACGGCGGCCTGCGCCTGAGCGTGACCGACGAAGACGGCATCGCCAGCCACGCCGATGCCGCGCTGGCGCTGCAGCCCGCCCAGCAGGCGGCGGCCGCCGAAGCCGGCCTGCGCACCAGCCTGGGCAAGCTCGGCAACACCATGTTCGAGGCCCGTTCCGTCGCGCTGCAGCTGTCGCAGCCCTGGTTCGTGCCATCCAGCAGCATCAACGCGCTGCGCCGCGACGCCATCGCCGCCCACGAGGCCGCGCGACTGGCAAGCTGGGAGCGTCCGGAACGTGCACCGGCGGCCGAGCCGCCGGCCGTGTATCCGGAAGCACAGCTCAGCTACCTGGCCAACGTCTACAATGAAAAGGCGCGTGCCTTCTACCACAAGCACGGCGTGCAGCTGATCGCCGCGGCCTACGAAGCGCACGAAGAGCCGGGCGAGGTCTCGCTGATGATCACCAAGCACTGCCTGCGCTTCTCCTTCAACCTGTGTCCGAAGCAGGCCAAGGGCGTGCAAGGCGTGCAGGGCCAGGTCCGGGCCGAACCGATGACCCTGGTCAGCGGCGACGAGCGCTACACCCTGAAGTTCGATTGCAAGCCCTGCGAGATGCACATCATCGGCGCGATGAAGCCGCACATCCTGAACTCGCCGCCGCCCTCCGCGATCCCGTACAGCCCGCTGGTCTTCCACCGCCAGCGGCCACGCGCCTGA
- a CDS encoding DUF6582 domain-containing protein — MSKLDQEGRNDMPGREFAFPKQKKEPLEDASHVRNAIARFDQVKDVTDAERDEAWKRIRAAAKKFDVELNESDWRELGSGGKNRR; from the coding sequence ATGAGCAAGCTCGACCAGGAAGGCCGGAACGACATGCCGGGCCGCGAATTCGCCTTTCCCAAGCAGAAAAAAGAACCATTGGAAGACGCCAGCCACGTGCGCAATGCCATCGCCCGCTTCGACCAGGTCAAGGATGTCACCGACGCCGAGCGGGACGAGGCCTGGAAGCGTATCCGCGCCGCAGCGAAGAAGTTCGACGTGGAGCTGAACGAGAGCGATTGGCGCGAACTGGGCTCGGGCGGAAAAAACAGGCGCTGA